The sequence ACGCTACGACCGATAATATGACAGTCAGCAGCGAAGCGAACGAGGCGGTCATGCGTACGCCTGTGACATTCTCTTCCGGCATCATCATAATAATGAGCCCCGCCAGCGTCGGAATAAATACGATTGCAGATAGTAAATAAGGTTCCATAATCAATTCATTTTCGTTTTAATATCATATAAACGCCCATCACGAGAATTTCTCTCAGCAAGGGCACGCGTTTCACCCATTGTATTTTTCTCGGCTTCACACCGTACCGGATTTCAAACGATGGACGTGTAAGATAGCAGTCCTGATGATCAATTTGAAAAACCGATTGCCGGATAGCCTGATTCAGCGATCCGATGGTTGTCTTCGTGCTTGTAATTTCTTTGGCCACATCCAGTGCCTGTTGATTGCCTTTCTCCACCGTAGCCACAAATCTATGATACATAGTTTCCGGCAAAAATTGCGTGTAAGGAAGTTTTCCTAATTTTGTTTTGGCAAACACTTGTTGATGCGCTCCGTACGGCGAATAAAATGGCGGATAAGTAATAAAAATTCGTCCATCTTTAGTCAATAACCGGTCGCATAATTCAAACACTTCCTTTTTACGAGGCAAATGCTCAATGACATCACGAAACAAGATCAGATCGTATTGATCCGTATATTGCGCATCGTAACTCCGGTCATAAATATCAGCCGTAATATATTGCACTTTTCCCGATGCATGCTCGGAATATTCAAACGGTGTAATGTCCAATCCGACGGCTTTTTCGCAACGTTCTGCAAAAGCTTCGATCACGCCTCCGCTCCCGCAGCCGATTTCAAAAACTTTTTTCCCTTCTAGCCGGACGCCGTTGTTCTCGAGCATCGGAATCAAATACTTTTTCGCCAAAATATTCTGGTATGTCCAATAATAATCCTGCCAATTTTTAAAATCCGAAGGTTTGATCATCAGCGCCGTCACCCTTTGGTCTTTTCAAATACATAAATCGCAAACTTACGGTCCGGAGAGACGAACTGCTGAACAAATTTATAATCGGGATTTTTTGTCAGATCGTCCTGCTGAACGTTGCTGCTGAGGCGCCAGCTATAATGCGTATCCCAAACAACCAAACCGCCTACCGGAAGCTCAGCCATTTTCTCTTTACGCATTTCCAGATAGTTGCCTGCGGCGTACTCTTTTGCATAATAATTGAAATCGTCAAAAAAGAAAAACCACGGATGCGCAATCATCGTTTTCGGCGATTTCGTTTTCAAATTTTCCTCAAAATATACCTGAAAATTCTTAACCGTCTGATGCTCCGGAGCTAACTGCAAGGGCGGCTCTTTAATGAAAGTATATGCCATTGTCCCT is a genomic window of bacterium containing:
- a CDS encoding class I SAM-dependent methyltransferase, which codes for MIKPSDFKNWQDYYWTYQNILAKKYLIPMLENNGVRLEGKKVFEIGCGSGGVIEAFAERCEKAVGLDITPFEYSEHASGKVQYITADIYDRSYDAQYTDQYDLILFRDVIEHLPRKKEVFELCDRLLTKDGRIFITYPPFYSPYGAHQQVFAKTKLGKLPYTQFLPETMYHRFVATVEKGNQQALDVAKEITSTKTTIGSLNQAIRQSVFQIDHQDCYLTRPSFEIRYGVKPRKIQWVKRVPLLREILVMGVYMILKRK